A region of Alphaproteobacteria bacterium DNA encodes the following proteins:
- the ribD gene encoding bifunctional diaminohydroxyphosphoribosylaminopyrimidine deaminase/5-amino-6-(5-phosphoribosylamino)uracil reductase RibD, with the protein MIQTFLDNSYMNMALSLAERRLGRTWPNPSVACVLIKKNIKNNYYVIGRGWTQLGGRPHAEIEALKNAHTSVKNATAYVTLEPCAHVGETPSCADALIDAGIRRVVIAMSDPDPRTNGQGIHKLKAAGLEVVENIGYEKALEINAGFVNRFLYHRPLVTLKIASTLDAKIANQDGQSQWITNEKARHYGHLLRSQNDGILIGAKTVLRDNPYLTCRLPGLLKFSPVRFVLDPKLNISLESHIVQEAQKYPTYFFTLPNVDEKKKQDLILLGVKIIEGIEESATQNLCLKDVLEKIMKIGITRILVEGGNKLNTNLVKQNLVDRIVWFRAHSIMGSDGLSALGSLPNVKLDQLPKLVFQSKLLIEDCSIEFYKSN; encoded by the coding sequence TTGATACAAACCTTTTTAGATAATTCATATATGAATATGGCTTTGTCCCTAGCTGAACGAAGGTTAGGAAGGACATGGCCCAATCCATCTGTTGCTTGTGTTTTAATTAAAAAAAATATTAAAAATAATTATTATGTTATAGGCCGGGGATGGACACAATTAGGTGGCAGACCACATGCAGAAATTGAAGCATTAAAAAATGCTCATACTTCAGTTAAAAATGCTACAGCCTATGTTACACTTGAGCCTTGTGCCCATGTTGGTGAAACCCCTTCTTGTGCAGATGCATTAATTGACGCAGGGATTCGTCGTGTTGTTATTGCCATGTCTGATCCTGATCCACGTACAAACGGCCAAGGTATCCATAAACTAAAAGCAGCTGGTTTGGAAGTTGTTGAAAATATAGGTTATGAAAAAGCTTTAGAAATTAATGCAGGTTTTGTTAATAGATTTTTATATCATCGTCCTTTGGTAACGCTAAAAATTGCGTCTACTCTTGATGCAAAAATAGCAAATCAAGATGGGCAAAGCCAATGGATTACAAATGAAAAAGCACGTCATTATGGTCATCTTTTACGTTCCCAAAATGATGGAATTTTAATAGGTGCTAAAACAGTACTGCGTGATAATCCATATTTGACTTGCAGATTACCAGGTCTTTTGAAATTTTCACCAGTACGATTTGTTCTTGATCCAAAGCTTAATATTTCTTTAGAATCTCATATTGTTCAAGAGGCACAGAAATATCCAACCTATTTTTTTACTTTACCAAATGTTGATGAAAAGAAAAAACAAGATTTAATTTTACTAGGGGTAAAAATTATTGAAGGTATAGAAGAATCTGCCACTCAGAATTTATGTCTTAAAGACGTATTAGAAAAAATTATGAAAATAGGTATTACAAGAATTTTAGTGGAAGGTGGTAATAAATTAAATACTAATTTAGTTAAGCAAAATTTGGTTGATAGAATTGTTTGGTTTCGGGCGCATTCTATTATGGGATCTGATGGATTATCTGCACTTGGATCTTTACCAAATGTGAAGCTTGATCAATTACCAAAATTGGTATTTCAATCAAAACTATTGATTGAAGATTGTAGTATTGAATTTTATAAAAGTAATTAA
- a CDS encoding riboflavin synthase, whose protein sequence is MFTGIITDLGHIQSIQRRDIMYLEIRTNYDIKTIAMGASIACHGVCLTVIKKDHNWFAVEASNETQSCTTVGDWYINMPVNLERPLKLGDELGGHLVLGHVDGIGVVQDIKEDGGNIRLAINILKDGLLKFIAPKGSIVVDGISLTINQVKNNIFDVNIIPATQKATNLQFIKVGQKVNLEIDLIARYLANLIKKE, encoded by the coding sequence TTGTTTACTGGTATAATAACAGATCTAGGACATATTCAGTCTATACAAAGACGAGATATTATGTATTTAGAGATTAGAACAAATTATGATATAAAAACTATAGCTATGGGTGCTTCGATAGCGTGTCATGGTGTTTGTCTTACTGTTATTAAAAAAGACCATAATTGGTTTGCAGTTGAAGCTTCAAATGAAACCCAATCTTGTACGACCGTAGGGGATTGGTATATAAATATGCCTGTTAATTTAGAACGACCACTTAAACTTGGGGATGAATTAGGTGGTCATTTAGTTTTAGGGCATGTAGATGGTATAGGTGTTGTCCAAGATATAAAAGAAGATGGTGGTAATATAAGACTTGCAATTAATATATTAAAAGATGGCTTATTAAAATTTATTGCGCCAAAAGGTTCGATTGTTGTTGATGGAATTTCTCTTACAATTAATCAAGTAAAAAATAATATTTTTGACGTCAACATAATTCCTGCAACACAAAAGGCAACAAATCTACAATTTATAAAAGTTGGGCAAAAAGTAAATTTAGAGATAGATTTAATAGCAAGATATCTTGCAAATCTTATTAAAAAGGAATGA
- the ribB gene encoding 3,4-dihydroxy-2-butanone-4-phosphate synthase, whose translation MIMTFSEIISETEEIINEAKNGKMFILVDDEERENEGDLVLPAQMVTPQAINFMAKNGRGLICLALTKERVDYLKIPLMSTQNGTRHQTAFTVSIEAREGVTTGISAADRTHTIQVAIDPMKGAHDITSPGHIFPLVAREGGVLVRTGHTEAAVDIARLAGLNPSGVICEIMNDDGSMARRNDLIQFAELHGLKIGTIADLIAYRRRYDRIIERSLETTIHTRYGDEFKMFVYVNRVAYAEHIALIKGDITTSDPVLVRMHALNILDDVLGDKFNNKDHELQNAMQLLAKEKRGVLVLIREPLPTSLSDHVRSRIEKNTKLPNELRDYGIGAQILLDLGIKNMILLSNNDRTLIGLEGYGLKIVERRAIII comes from the coding sequence ATGATTATGACTTTTAGTGAGATAATTTCTGAAACAGAAGAAATTATTAATGAAGCCAAAAATGGTAAAATGTTTATTTTGGTGGATGATGAAGAACGCGAAAATGAAGGTGATTTGGTTCTTCCAGCTCAAATGGTAACACCACAAGCAATCAATTTTATGGCTAAGAATGGCCGTGGTTTAATATGTCTTGCTCTTACTAAAGAGCGGGTTGATTATTTAAAAATTCCTTTAATGTCTACTCAAAATGGAACAAGACATCAAACAGCTTTTACCGTTTCCATTGAAGCAAGAGAAGGTGTAACTACGGGAATTTCAGCTGCAGATCGCACACATACTATTCAAGTAGCTATTGATCCGATGAAAGGTGCCCATGATATAACAAGCCCGGGCCATATTTTTCCACTTGTTGCTCGTGAGGGAGGTGTATTAGTCAGAACAGGTCATACAGAAGCTGCTGTTGATATTGCAAGATTAGCTGGTCTTAATCCTTCAGGTGTAATTTGTGAAATTATGAATGATGATGGAAGTATGGCGCGCCGTAATGACCTTATTCAATTTGCAGAGCTTCATGGATTAAAAATTGGTACAATTGCAGATTTAATTGCCTATAGAAGACGTTATGATCGAATTATAGAACGATCGTTAGAAACAACAATTCATACGCGCTATGGTGATGAATTTAAGATGTTTGTTTATGTTAATCGTGTCGCTTATGCTGAACATATTGCTTTGATTAAAGGGGATATTACAACATCCGATCCCGTTTTGGTTCGTATGCATGCTTTGAATATACTTGATGATGTGTTAGGAGATAAATTTAATAATAAAGATCACGAATTACAGAATGCGATGCAATTGCTTGCCAAAGAAAAAAGGGGTGTTCTTGTTTTAATTAGGGAGCCATTACCAACAAGTTTAAGTGATCATGTACGTTCGAGGATTGAAAAAAATACAAAATTGCCTAATGAATTAAGAGATTATGGAATAGGTGCCCAAATATTATTAGATTTGGGTATTAAAAATATGATTTTATTATCAAATAATGATCGTACATTAATTGGATTAGAAGGGTATGGATTAAAAATTGTTGAACGTCGTGCAATAATTATTTAA
- the nrdR gene encoding transcriptional regulator NrdR — protein MRCPFCGNDDTQVKDSRPTDDNVAIRRRRQCPGCGARFTTFERVQLRELTVVKGNGDRENFDRDKILRSMQIALRKRPIDADRLERVVSSIVRRLESAGEPEVPSKSIGSLVMDALYNLDQVAYVRFASVYRNFRETKDFEDFIGKLVVDQE, from the coding sequence GTGCGCTGTCCATTTTGCGGTAATGACGATACACAAGTAAAAGATTCTCGTCCAACTGATGATAATGTGGCGATTAGACGTCGTCGTCAGTGTCCAGGTTGTGGGGCGCGTTTCACAACATTTGAAAGAGTACAACTTCGTGAATTGACGGTTGTAAAGGGGAATGGAGATAGAGAAAATTTTGACAGAGACAAAATATTACGTTCTATGCAAATAGCTTTGCGTAAAAGACCAATTGATGCAGACCGTCTAGAGCGTGTTGTCAGTAGTATTGTAAGAAGATTGGAAAGCGCTGGTGAACCCGAAGTACCAAGTAAATCTATTGGAAGTTTAGTAATGGATGCCTTATATAATTTGGATCAAGTAGCTTATGTTCGTTTTGCTTCTGTGTACAGAAATTTTAGAGAAACGAAAGATTTTGAAGATTTTATTGGCAAGTTAGTTGTAGACCAAGAGTAA